A region of Acidobacteriota bacterium DNA encodes the following proteins:
- a CDS encoding periplasmic heavy metal sensor produces the protein MPHRRMIARTLALALPLALAVPVFAGGPGHGPGPGPEGGMMHPMGGMMGSPVAHKLMMALHTLDLTEEEKTAIHGKFEQFHATNQTKLAQLGTAHKALVDQILADPVDESAIRSDVATMANVHADVAVAEAYLVKDIRSVLTSDQLVQLEKALANIGDDDMPGPGGPHDGSRPRHHGG, from the coding sequence ATGCCGCATCGAAGAATGATAGCCCGCACGCTCGCCCTCGCCCTTCCACTCGCCCTCGCCGTGCCCGTCTTTGCCGGCGGCCCGGGTCATGGCCCCGGACCCGGACCCGAAGGCGGGATGATGCACCCGATGGGTGGGATGATGGGCTCGCCCGTCGCCCACAAGCTGATGATGGCCCTCCACACCCTGGACCTGACGGAAGAGGAGAAGACCGCGATCCACGGCAAGTTCGAGCAGTTCCACGCGACGAACCAGACGAAGCTCGCGCAGCTCGGCACGGCGCACAAGGCGCTCGTGGATCAGATCCTCGCGGATCCGGTCGACGAGTCCGCGATCCGGAGCGACGTGGCCACGATGGCGAACGTCCACGCCGACGTCGCGGTCGCGGAGGCCTACCTGGTCAAGGACATCCGCTCCGTCCTGACCAGCGATCAGCTCGTTCAGCTCGAGAAGGCGCTCGCGAACATCGGCGACGACGACATGCCCGGCCCGGGCGGTCCCCACGACGGCTCGAGGCCCCGTCACCACGGCGGCTAG